One genomic segment of Rivularia sp. PCC 7116 includes these proteins:
- a CDS encoding low molecular weight phosphatase family protein, with product MKKVLFLCTGNYYRSRFAEKLFNDLASQKNLSWEADSRGLALERGVNNIGAISRYAVVALKQRGITITPEERFPKSAITEDFQQFDLVIAVDESEHRSLMQERFPQWLNNIEYWLIHDIDKTSPEEALGELEKKVRDLISQLGVNSEQ from the coding sequence ATGAAAAAAGTACTGTTTTTATGTACGGGTAATTATTATCGCAGTCGCTTTGCTGAAAAATTATTTAACGATTTAGCTTCTCAGAAAAATTTGAGTTGGGAAGCCGATTCTCGTGGTTTAGCACTTGAACGTGGTGTTAATAATATTGGTGCAATTTCTCGGTATGCTGTTGTAGCTTTGAAACAGCGTGGAATTACTATCACACCAGAAGAACGTTTTCCTAAATCTGCAATTACTGAAGATTTTCAACAGTTTGATTTAGTTATAGCCGTTGATGAATCGGAACATCGTTCTTTAATGCAAGAACGTTTTCCTCAATGGCTTAATAATATTGAATATTGGCTAATTCACGATATTGACAAAACTTCTCCCGAAGAAGCCCTCGGAGAATTAGAGAAAAAAGTTCGAGATTTGATTAGTCAGTTAGGAGTGAACAGTGAACAGTGA
- a CDS encoding ankyrin repeat domain-containing protein, translating into MEVFGGTPLFLAVCEGNKEMAEFLVNNGANINQGLNEENGSNPLLEAATNNHTELVEFFLARGAVVGIHFAAFRGDIDAVEKFIKQNVQINSTRRGGTPLNLAVMGNHKEIVSLLLDNGADISLYSGGGRPLDCAIRYNHLEIAELLIERGAYINHDSGSHPLRLAICQNKIQIVELLTRKGINFNSLDSLHLAASKGYLTSPSFEKNWDSKQLSLRSLKTYCVTLFACDKTFLDY; encoded by the coding sequence ATCGAAGTTTTTGGAGGTACACCACTTTTTTTAGCTGTTTGTGAAGGTAATAAGGAAATGGCTGAATTTCTGGTTAATAATGGAGCAAATATTAACCAGGGATTAAACGAAGAAAATGGTTCAAATCCATTATTAGAAGCAGCAACGAACAATCATACCGAACTTGTTGAATTTTTTCTGGCTCGTGGTGCTGTGGTTGGAATTCACTTTGCTGCTTTTAGAGGAGATATCGATGCTGTGGAAAAGTTTATAAAACAAAATGTTCAAATCAATTCCACACGTAGAGGTGGGACTCCATTGAATCTAGCTGTAATGGGTAATCATAAAGAAATAGTCAGCTTGCTTTTAGATAATGGTGCGGATATTAGTCTTTATTCTGGAGGCGGAAGACCTTTAGATTGTGCAATAAGATACAATCATTTAGAAATTGCTGAATTACTTATTGAGCGTGGTGCGTATATAAATCATGATAGTGGTAGTCATCCACTACGCTTAGCTATTTGTCAAAATAAAATACAGATTGTGGAATTATTAACAAGAAAAGGAATCAATTTTAATAGCCTTGATTCGTTACATTTAGCTGCAAGCAAAGGATATTTGACATCTCCCAGCTTTGAAAAAAACTGGGATTCTAAGCAGTTGTCACTCCGTAGTCTAAAGACATACTGCGTGACATTGTTTGCTTGCGATAAGACCTTTTTAGATTACTAA
- a CDS encoding ISAzo13-like element ISRisp1 family transposase (programmed frameshift), which translates to MPDNHKVKIIQDKYDSLSPYLNEKTRRIWAAIEAQSLGWGGVTAVAIATGLSRTTIHSGIDLLSKLDEVKTEDESTRIRTVGGGRKLLEEKDAMLLSDLESLLEPMTLGDPESPIKWTNKSVVKLAAALKEGGHSISPKSVYNLLESLGYSLQSNRKTRDGSSHEDRDDQFLYISNQVKYFQSHNEPVISVDTKKKELIGNFKNPGTEWCDSEQPVEVRMHDFVDPNAGKAIPYGIYDLTLNKGWVNVGIDHDTAEFAVESIRHWWYSMGNLLYPKSEHIMITADSGGSNSYRSRLWKLKLQEFATEIGKSIHVCHFPPGTSKWNKIEHRLFCHITTNWRGRPLTSLQVVINLIGNTTTTQGLVVEARLDENLYQTGIKVTDKELDNIAIERNSFHGEWNYIIKPQISG; encoded by the exons ATGCCTGATAATCACAAAGTTAAAATAATTCAAGACAAATATGATTCTTTATCTCCTTATCTGAACGAGAAAACACGGCGTATCTGGGCAGCAATTGAAGCCCAAAGCCTTGGGTGGGGAGGTGTAACAGCAGTTGCGATCGCAACTGGTTTATCTCGAACTACAATTCATAGTGGAATTGATTTGCTGTCAAAATTGGATGAAGTAAAAACGGAGGATGAGAGTACTCGAATCCGCACAGTAGGTGGTGGACGGAAACTGCTCGAAGAAAAAGATGCGATGCTGCTATCAGATTTAGAATCATTGCTTGAACCAATGACTTTAGGAGACCCAGAATCACCGATAAAATGGACGAATAAAAGTGTTGTAAAACTTGCTGCTGCACTTAAGGAGGGAGGGCATAGTATTAGTCCAAAAAGTGTTTACAACTTACTTGAATCTCTTGGCTACAGCCTACAATCAAATCGTAAGACTCGTGATGGTTCATCTCATGAGGATAGAGACGACCAGTTTTTATATATTTCTAACCAAGTCAAATATTTTCAGTCCCACAACGAACCTGTAATTTCAGTTGATACTAAGAAAAAAGAGTTAATCGGAAACTTTAAAAATCCTGGAACTGAATGGTGTGACTCCGAACAGCCAGTTGAA GTAAGGATGCATGACTTTGTTGACCCTAACGCCGGTAAGGCAATTCCCTATGGAATTTATGATCTAACCTTAAATAAAGGATGGGTTAATGTCGGCATTGACCATGACACCGCAGAGTTTGCGGTCGAGTCTATTCGCCATTGGTGGTACTCAATGGGTAATCTTTTATATCCAAAGTCTGAGCATATAATGATTACAGCAGATTCGGGTGGTAGCAATAGTTATCGTTCTCGACTATGGAAGTTAAAGCTGCAAGAGTTTGCAACCGAAATTGGTAAAAGTATTCATGTTTGCCATTTTCCTCCTGGTACAAGTAAATGGAACAAAATAGAGCATCGTTTATTTTGTCACATCACAACTAACTGGCGAGGTCGACCATTAACTAGCTTACAAGTAGTGATTAATCTGATTGGCAATACTACCACTACACAGGGCTTGGTTGTCGAAGCTCGACTAGACGAAAACCTCTATCAAACAGGAATTAAAGTTACAGATAAAGAGCTTGATAATATTGCCATTGAACGAAACTCTTTTCATGGTGAGTGGAACTACATTATTAAACCGCAGATTTCTGGTTAA
- a CDS encoding caspase family protein codes for MSPIGIATSRLNYKNKESAAKLWLLLIGVNQYQDEQIPNLRYSAVDCQGLSSALQDTTDKFSRKEANIYHDSTPRTPCLENIRTSLQKIIVDAKPHDTVLFYFSGHGVLESSTNQAFLCLRDTYKSKLLDTGLAVSELLQSLNNCAAKNQLVWLDACHSGGMTLRGVTPQLVEILQQNAVNSKGFYALLSCDTNQQSWEFPELGHGVFTYFLMRGLLGGAANSQGVISADGLYQYVYYQTLQYVDKTNQQLRLINQQKQAKGNTLLQREYSLQTPKRIVEGVGEIILAKAPPKNALSVNNRVGLVIEGFSDSQETLEISKLLGSVGNFQLEYLQAAKLSAQKLKEIISDRLKTNAAETVLLYLRGSIEETSTWEGLILGENIRIKRSWLKHLLHDIAAKQIVILDCPNFDSNSSNVQEWLEDLQIDSQQGQCLVVSAGSQFSQILLDTLTKTPATTGLSAAGCISQLQLQLAGSDNLKVWLSGTQGIIEIIPGKSEFTSRNQKQAIDLNICPYMGLNAFSPEDARYFCGRENLTQQLIYQVKNNPFVAVVGASGSGKSSLVQAGLIPTLRKGKQIPNSEKWLIKILRPGNNPLETVAATFSFFHPLSPENFVYRLRKIPQTITVLVIDQFEELFTLASVKERVKFLEILLSAVQYASDRFKLIITLRADFVASCLEVTSLTKLLQDSSLLVPPQLNQDNYRQVIVKPAEQVGLKVEPELTEILLRDLDNSVGDLPLLEFVLEQLWQHRHQGELTLKAYEEKLGGIKGALERSSQAVYDNLSPSAQECAKWIFLSLTQLGEGREDTRRRIFKSDLIVKKFHAELVEKTLAAFVAVKLIVVGNEDGEKTELCAKSNSITVEVAHEILIRYWNTLRGWLEENRSRLRLQRQVSQAAQLWKQNGENNDFLLQGVRLAEAEDIYLQYTDELSSNVKQFIEACLQQRKYQQFEEKRRLRRAQRGLVALSILGIASCGFAGLAYLQGREANIREIQALNSSSKANLLSDRQLETLLNSVEAGKQLQKTIAVPSPIRYQTLNALQQIMSKIREKNRFQGHTSWVNSVSFSPDGKIIASASSDNTVKLWRRDGKLVNTLVAHNAGVNSVSFSPDGRFIATAGDDETVKLWDAVGNLLKSFRAHDSGINSINFSKDGEKIISGSNDTKIKIWNRNGKLLNTLSGHLESVNQAIYSEDNQMIVSAGNDNTVKLWSTDGKLLKTLQGHDKDVFSVSFSPNGQIIASTSDDETIKLWSRNGDLLNTVPMGKTIKIWNQNNTLTDTFINHNNQINSISLSPGGNFLATASDDYTVRLWNINSILTNTFFGHTDEVTSVKFTKNGQEINSVSDDGTMKIWRKDGKLLKTLSAPINNVTSFNISPDKKIVFGSDDGILTIWSEDNRLIHTLPAHRGWIININFSPDGKVFASSGIDGTIKLWTRDGKLVKVLNDHNGWVTKVKFSPDGKIIASAGADNTVKIWSRDGKLLHNLTAHTNSVWDINFSPDSNMLASASADKTIKIWQRNGKLIETLNGHADSITSVVFSPDGKAIASSSDDDTVKLWSSKNGQLIKTIKGHNGNVRSVDFSPDGKTLVTASADKTVKLWNLEKVELQPLKLNALLAQGCHWLDDYLKWNSNVSEWDKQVCS; via the coding sequence ATGTCTCCAATTGGTATTGCAACCAGTCGTTTAAACTACAAAAATAAAGAAAGTGCAGCCAAATTATGGTTGCTCTTGATTGGGGTGAACCAATATCAGGATGAACAAATTCCTAACCTGCGTTATTCAGCGGTAGATTGTCAGGGTTTAAGTTCGGCTTTACAAGATACAACAGATAAATTCTCCCGAAAAGAAGCTAATATATATCACGATTCAACTCCTCGAACTCCTTGTCTAGAAAATATACGTACTTCTCTACAAAAAATTATTGTTGATGCAAAACCCCATGATACCGTTTTATTTTATTTTTCCGGTCATGGTGTTCTCGAATCATCTACTAATCAAGCCTTTTTATGTTTAAGAGACACCTATAAATCAAAATTACTTGATACGGGTTTAGCTGTCAGCGAACTTTTACAATCTTTGAATAATTGTGCGGCAAAAAATCAATTAGTATGGCTTGATGCTTGTCATAGTGGCGGTATGACGTTAAGAGGAGTAACGCCACAATTAGTTGAAATATTACAGCAAAATGCCGTTAATAGTAAAGGTTTTTATGCATTGCTTTCCTGCGATACCAATCAACAGTCTTGGGAATTTCCAGAATTAGGACATGGAGTATTTACTTATTTTTTAATGCGGGGTTTGCTTGGTGGGGCGGCTAACTCGCAAGGTGTAATTTCTGCGGATGGTTTATATCAATATGTTTATTATCAAACTCTCCAGTATGTCGATAAAACCAACCAGCAGTTAAGGCTAATTAATCAGCAGAAACAAGCTAAGGGGAATACTTTACTACAACGGGAATATTCTTTACAAACTCCAAAAAGGATTGTGGAAGGAGTGGGAGAAATAATTTTGGCGAAAGCTCCCCCAAAAAATGCGCTTTCAGTCAATAATCGTGTCGGTTTAGTGATTGAAGGATTCTCGGATAGCCAAGAAACTTTAGAAATTAGTAAACTGTTGGGAAGCGTAGGAAATTTCCAGCTTGAATATTTACAAGCAGCAAAATTATCCGCCCAAAAACTAAAAGAAATAATTAGCGATCGCTTAAAAACAAATGCCGCAGAAACGGTTTTACTTTATCTGCGGGGAAGCATAGAAGAAACTTCTACTTGGGAGGGATTGATATTAGGGGAAAATATCCGCATCAAACGTTCTTGGTTAAAACATTTATTGCACGATATTGCTGCCAAGCAAATTGTTATTCTAGATTGTCCCAATTTTGATTCAAATTCTTCTAACGTACAAGAATGGTTAGAAGATTTACAAATTGATTCCCAGCAAGGGCAATGTTTAGTAGTCTCTGCTGGATCGCAATTTTCTCAGATTTTACTCGATACTTTGACAAAAACTCCTGCAACAACTGGATTATCTGCCGCTGGATGCATATCGCAACTACAATTACAGTTAGCAGGTAGCGACAATTTGAAAGTATGGCTTTCCGGTACCCAAGGAATTATTGAAATTATTCCCGGTAAAAGCGAATTTACATCTAGAAATCAAAAGCAAGCCATTGATTTAAACATATGTCCCTATATGGGTTTAAATGCTTTTTCTCCAGAAGATGCCAGGTACTTTTGCGGTAGAGAAAATTTAACTCAGCAACTAATTTATCAAGTCAAAAACAATCCCTTTGTTGCAGTTGTTGGTGCTTCCGGTAGCGGTAAGTCTTCTTTAGTGCAAGCCGGTTTAATTCCTACGTTAAGAAAAGGAAAACAAATACCTAACAGCGAAAAGTGGTTAATTAAAATTTTACGCCCAGGCAATAATCCTTTAGAAACAGTTGCCGCAACATTTTCTTTCTTTCATCCCCTTTCTCCCGAAAACTTTGTTTACCGATTGCGAAAGATTCCCCAAACAATTACAGTTTTAGTCATAGATCAGTTTGAAGAATTATTTACTCTGGCATCAGTAAAAGAAAGAGTAAAATTTTTAGAAATATTATTATCTGCGGTGCAATATGCATCGGATAGATTTAAATTAATTATTACTTTAAGAGCCGATTTTGTTGCTTCTTGTTTGGAAGTTACCAGCTTAACAAAATTATTGCAGGATTCAAGTTTATTAGTTCCACCTCAGTTAAATCAAGATAATTATCGTCAGGTGATAGTTAAACCAGCCGAGCAGGTAGGATTAAAAGTTGAACCGGAATTAACTGAGATACTGCTGCGAGATTTAGATAATTCTGTTGGCGATTTACCTTTATTAGAATTTGTTTTAGAGCAGTTATGGCAGCATCGTCATCAAGGAGAGTTAACTTTAAAAGCATATGAAGAAAAATTAGGTGGAATAAAAGGTGCATTAGAACGTTCATCTCAAGCTGTATACGACAATTTGTCTCCTTCAGCCCAAGAATGTGCAAAATGGATTTTTCTTTCTTTAACTCAATTGGGAGAAGGTAGGGAAGATACTAGAAGAAGAATATTTAAATCTGACTTAATAGTTAAAAAATTCCACGCAGAATTAGTTGAGAAAACACTGGCTGCTTTTGTGGCTGTAAAGTTGATTGTTGTTGGTAATGAAGATGGGGAGAAAACCGAGCTTTGTGCAAAATCTAATTCCATAACAGTAGAAGTCGCTCACGAAATTTTAATTCGTTATTGGAATACTTTACGGGGTTGGCTGGAGGAAAATCGCAGTCGTCTGCGTTTGCAACGTCAAGTTTCTCAAGCTGCTCAACTGTGGAAACAAAATGGGGAAAATAACGATTTTTTGTTGCAGGGTGTGCGCTTGGCTGAAGCGGAAGATATTTACCTTCAGTATACGGATGAGTTATCTAGTAATGTCAAACAGTTTATAGAAGCTTGTTTACAGCAAAGAAAGTATCAACAATTTGAAGAAAAAAGAAGATTGCGACGGGCACAAAGGGGTTTAGTTGCATTGAGTATTCTAGGTATTGCTTCTTGCGGTTTTGCTGGTTTGGCTTATCTTCAAGGCAGGGAAGCGAATATACGAGAGATTCAAGCTTTAAATTCTTCGTCGAAAGCTAATTTATTATCGGATAGGCAGCTAGAAACTTTACTTAATAGTGTGGAAGCTGGAAAGCAGTTGCAAAAAACTATTGCGGTACCGTCACCGATACGCTATCAAACATTGAATGCGCTGCAACAGATAATGTCAAAAATTCGCGAAAAAAACCGCTTTCAAGGACATACTTCTTGGGTAAATTCAGTTAGTTTTTCTCCCGACGGTAAAATAATTGCTTCTGCTAGCAGCGATAATACTGTTAAATTATGGCGGCGAGATGGCAAATTAGTTAATACTTTAGTTGCTCACAATGCTGGAGTAAATTCTGTCAGTTTTTCTCCCGATGGTAGATTTATTGCTACTGCTGGTGACGATGAAACAGTTAAATTATGGGACGCTGTAGGTAATTTACTCAAAAGTTTTCGGGCACATGATAGTGGAATTAACAGTATTAATTTTTCTAAGGATGGTGAAAAAATCATCTCTGGAAGTAACGATACTAAGATAAAAATTTGGAATAGAAATGGCAAACTGTTAAATACTTTGTCAGGACATCTTGAAAGTGTAAATCAAGCTATTTATTCCGAAGATAATCAAATGATAGTTTCTGCTGGTAATGACAATACTGTTAAACTTTGGAGTACTGACGGTAAATTATTAAAAACTTTGCAGGGACATGACAAAGATGTGTTTAGCGTTAGCTTTAGTCCCAACGGACAAATTATTGCTTCTACAAGCGATGACGAAACTATTAAGTTATGGAGTCGTAACGGGGATTTATTAAATACCGTGCCTATGGGGAAAACTATCAAAATTTGGAATCAAAATAATACTTTGACCGATACTTTTATCAACCATAACAATCAAATTAATAGTATCAGTTTGAGTCCAGGTGGTAATTTTCTAGCTACCGCCAGTGATGATTATACAGTACGACTGTGGAATATCAATAGCATATTAACAAACACTTTTTTCGGACATACAGATGAAGTTACTAGCGTCAAATTTACTAAAAATGGTCAAGAAATAAATTCTGTTAGCGATGACGGCACCATGAAAATTTGGCGCAAAGATGGTAAATTACTTAAAACTTTGTCTGCACCGATAAATAACGTTACTAGCTTTAATATTAGTCCCGATAAAAAAATTGTTTTTGGTAGTGACGATGGAATTTTAACTATTTGGAGTGAGGATAATCGCTTAATACATACCTTACCAGCACATCGCGGTTGGATAATTAATATAAACTTTAGTCCCGACGGTAAAGTATTTGCTTCATCTGGGATTGATGGCACAATTAAACTTTGGACTCGTGATGGTAAATTAGTCAAAGTTCTTAACGATCATAATGGTTGGGTTACGAAAGTTAAATTTAGCCCCGACGGTAAAATTATTGCTTCTGCTGGTGCCGATAACACCGTCAAAATTTGGAGTCGTGACGGTAAATTGCTGCACAATCTTACCGCACATACTAATAGCGTTTGGGATATCAATTTTAGCCCCGATAGTAATATGCTTGCTTCCGCTTCCGCCGATAAAACCATCAAAATTTGGCAGCGCAACGGCAAATTAATCGAAACTCTTAACGGACACGCTGATTCTATTACTAGCGTTGTGTTTTCCCCTGACGGTAAGGCGATCGCCTCTAGCAGCGATGACGATACGGTAAAATTATGGAGTAGCAAAAACGGTCAATTAATTAAAACCATTAAGGGACATAATGGTAACGTCAGGAGCGTAGATTTCAGCCCAGACGGTAAAACTCTTGTTACCGCTAGTGCCGATAAAACTGTGAAGCTTTGGAATTTAGAAAAAGTAGAACTCCAACCCTTAAAATTAAATGCTTTACTCGCACAAGGATGTCATTGGTTGGATGACTACCTAAAATGGAACAGCAACGTTAGCGAATGGGATAAGCAGGTTTGTTCCTGA
- a CDS encoding acetolactate synthase large subunit, whose protein sequence is MDTAELLVKCLENEGVQYVFGLPGEENLHVLEALKKSSIQFITTRHEQGAAFMADVYGRLTGKAGVCLSTLGPGATNLMTGVADANLDGAPLVAITGQVGTDRMHIESHQYLDLVAMFAPVTKWNKQIVRPSITPEIVRKAFKRAQREKPGAVHIDLPENIAAMPVEGKPLGKDNVEKSFASFATIRAAAAAISQATNPIILVGNGAIRAKASDAVTQFATELNIPVANTFMGKGIIPYTHPLALWTVGLQQRDFSICGFDNTDLVIAIGYDLIEFSPKKWNPNGEIPIIHIASKLAEIDSSYIPEVEVVGDITDSLNEILKVANRHDKAAPYAIKLRENIRADYENYADDDAFPMKPQKLIYDLRQVMGPEDIVISDVGAHKMWIARHYHCHSPNTCLISNGFAAMGIAIPGALAAKLVHPNRKVVAVSGDGGFMMNCQELETALRVGTPFVTLIFNDGGYGLIEWKQENQFGEGKASFIKFGNPDFVKFAESMGLKGYRVEAATDFVPMLKEALAQDVPAVIDCRVDYRENMRFTKKAGALNCAV, encoded by the coding sequence ATGGATACAGCAGAATTACTAGTGAAGTGTTTGGAAAATGAAGGGGTGCAATACGTTTTTGGACTCCCCGGTGAAGAAAATTTACACGTATTGGAGGCTTTGAAAAAATCTTCAATTCAGTTTATTACAACCCGTCACGAGCAAGGTGCGGCTTTTATGGCGGATGTCTACGGACGTTTGACGGGAAAGGCAGGAGTATGTCTTTCAACATTAGGTCCTGGTGCGACTAATTTAATGACTGGGGTTGCAGATGCAAACCTTGATGGTGCCCCTTTAGTGGCAATTACCGGACAGGTGGGAACTGATAGAATGCATATCGAATCCCATCAATATTTAGATTTGGTAGCCATGTTTGCTCCCGTAACTAAGTGGAACAAACAAATTGTCAGACCAAGTATTACACCGGAAATTGTTCGTAAAGCTTTTAAAAGAGCGCAGAGAGAAAAACCGGGAGCGGTACATATAGATTTACCAGAAAATATCGCCGCAATGCCGGTAGAAGGTAAGCCTTTAGGTAAAGATAATGTAGAAAAAAGCTTTGCTTCTTTTGCAACCATAAGAGCTGCCGCCGCTGCAATTTCTCAAGCTACAAATCCAATAATTTTAGTTGGCAACGGAGCAATTCGTGCAAAAGCCAGCGATGCCGTAACTCAATTTGCCACAGAGTTAAATATTCCGGTTGCCAATACTTTTATGGGTAAAGGGATAATTCCTTATACTCATCCTTTAGCTTTATGGACTGTAGGATTGCAGCAACGAGACTTTAGTATATGTGGTTTTGATAATACTGATTTAGTAATTGCAATTGGTTACGATTTAATTGAATTTTCTCCTAAAAAATGGAACCCTAACGGTGAGATTCCGATTATTCATATTGCTTCAAAGTTAGCGGAAATTGACAGCAGCTATATTCCAGAGGTAGAAGTTGTTGGTGATATAACTGATTCTTTAAATGAAATTTTGAAGGTAGCAAATAGACATGATAAAGCTGCACCCTACGCGATTAAACTAAGAGAAAATATTCGCGCCGATTACGAGAATTATGCTGACGATGATGCATTTCCGATGAAGCCGCAAAAGTTAATTTACGACTTGCGGCAGGTGATGGGGCCTGAAGACATTGTAATATCCGATGTAGGGGCGCATAAAATGTGGATTGCCCGTCACTACCACTGTCATAGTCCCAATACTTGTTTAATTTCTAATGGTTTTGCAGCAATGGGAATTGCAATTCCCGGAGCTTTAGCAGCGAAACTGGTTCATCCCAACCGTAAAGTTGTAGCGGTAAGTGGTGACGGTGGTTTTATGATGAACTGTCAGGAATTAGAGACTGCATTGCGAGTCGGTACGCCATTTGTGACTTTAATTTTTAATGATGGTGGCTATGGTTTAATCGAGTGGAAACAGGAAAATCAATTCGGTGAAGGTAAAGCATCTTTTATCAAGTTTGGTAATCCCGACTTTGTGAAATTTGCCGAAAGTATGGGATTAAAAGGTTATCGAGTTGAAGCAGCTACCGATTTCGTTCCGATGTTAAAAGAAGCTTTAGCCCAAGATGTTCCTGCGGTAATTGATTGTCGAGTAGATTATCGCGAAAACATGCGGTTTACTAAAAAAGCTGGCGCTTTAAATTGTGCGGTGTAG
- a CDS encoding tetratricopeptide repeat protein, whose product MDEKRLQIYFNIINQLLTNATGEEEEIALDTEPEYIDAGLVQTMIEVAQGLSEEGNEDAAEFLINIANQLAEALGLSLSDFKADNQGELLIQALLITEETEGNPEAVYPLLHKNINFLDATFAEFLRNWAMDAISESTTEEAEDITATIGIFSSLIQEFPLGQRANNLEIAIAGYEVVNCVFTASNYPEQWAATQYNLGNAYADRVSGQKAENIEKAIVCYQNGLQHHTRETYPYEWAMIQNNLGTAYSNRLKEDRTENLDKAIHHYQAALQVHTREEHPDEWQMAQNNLAAIYHHKGKKM is encoded by the coding sequence ATGGATGAAAAGCGTCTCCAAATTTATTTCAATATAATCAATCAGCTACTTACCAATGCGACGGGCGAAGAAGAAGAAATAGCTTTAGATACGGAACCCGAATATATTGATGCCGGGTTAGTGCAGACGATGATAGAGGTAGCGCAAGGACTTTCTGAAGAAGGTAATGAAGACGCTGCGGAATTCTTGATAAATATTGCAAATCAGCTAGCTGAAGCTTTAGGATTATCACTTTCAGATTTTAAGGCAGACAATCAAGGTGAATTACTCATACAAGCATTGCTAATTACCGAAGAGACTGAAGGTAATCCAGAAGCTGTATACCCATTACTACATAAGAATATAAATTTCCTTGATGCTACTTTTGCCGAATTCTTGCGAAATTGGGCTATGGATGCAATTTCCGAGTCAACTACTGAAGAAGCAGAAGATATTACTGCCACTATTGGTATTTTCAGCAGTTTGATTCAAGAATTTCCTTTAGGGCAGCGTGCAAACAATTTAGAAATCGCTATTGCTGGTTATGAAGTGGTAAATTGTGTATTCACTGCTTCCAATTATCCCGAACAATGGGCAGCGACTCAATATAACTTGGGGAATGCTTACGCCGATAGAGTTAGCGGGCAAAAAGCCGAAAATATTGAAAAAGCAATTGTCTGCTATCAAAACGGATTACAGCATCATACCCGCGAAACATATCCCTACGAATGGGCAATGATCCAAAATAACTTGGGTACTGCTTATAGCAATAGACTCAAGGAAGATAGAACAGAAAATCTTGACAAAGCGATTCATCATTACCAAGCCGCATTACAAGTTCATACTCGCGAAGAACATCCCGATGAATGGCAAATGGCTCAAAACAATCTTGCAGCAATTTATCATCACAAAGGTAAGAAAATGTAG